One window of Amaranthus tricolor cultivar Red isolate AtriRed21 chromosome 13, ASM2621246v1, whole genome shotgun sequence genomic DNA carries:
- the LOC130797686 gene encoding probable RNA 3'-terminal phosphate cyclase-like protein, whose translation MAKTKYVKLQGSQSLRLRLLLSTLSSTPILIDDIRSNHTIPGLRPHEVSFLRLIETVCDDCTVEINETGTKLKYKPGIIMGGKHLVHDCGLSRSIGYFLEPLIILALFGKKPLSIRLKGITNDSKDPSVDTFRSTTLNIVKRFGVPSDGLELKIENRGSPPLGGGEVVLSVPIVLSSLTAVNWVDEGMVKRIRGVSFSTRVSAQFENTMIHSARGIFNPLLPDVHIFTDHKAGVQAGNSPGFGISLVAETTSGCYLSVDTAVSYPRKDIAELEDEEKVDLKSSEVVGVEIASALLGEIEQGGVVDSTHQGLLFLLCALCPQDVSKIRVGKLSPYGMNVLRLIRDFLGVKFAIKPDPSTGTVILKCVGCGLKNLSRKLS comes from the exons ATGGCGAAGACTAAGTACGTGAAACTACAAGGCAGCCAAAGCCTAAGGCTACGTTTGCTTCTCTCTACTCTTTCTTCAACTCCTATTCTTATCGATGATATTCGATCTAATCATACCATTCCTGGTCTTCGCCCCCATGAAGTCTCCTTTCTTCGTCTCATTGAAACTGTCTGTGATGATTGTACCGTTGAAATCAATGAAACTG GTACCAAATTGAAGTATAAACCTGGGATTATTATGGGTGGAAAACATTTGGTTCATGATTGTGGATTAAGTCGCTCAATCGGCTACTTTTTGGAACCATTGATTATTTTGGCTTTATTTGGGAAAAAGCCCCTTTCTATTAGGCTCAAAG GTATAACTAATGATTCTAAGGATCCATCTGTTGATACCTTCCGGTCGACTACCTTGAACATTGTGAAACGTTTTGGAGTTCCTTCAGATGGTCTGGAGCTGAAAATTGAGAATCGTGGGTCACCTCCTTTAGGGGGTGGAGAGGTAGTGCTATCAGTACCAATTGTGCTGAGCAGTTTAACG GCAGTAAACTGGGTTGATGAGGGAATGGTAAAGCGCATTAGAGGGGTGTCATTTTCTACTCGAGTATCAGCACAGTTTGAAAATACTATGATACATTCTGCTCGTGGGATTTTCAATCCCTTGCTTCCTGATGTGCACATCTTCACGGATCACAAGGCTGGTGTGCAAGCTGGAAA CTCCCCGGGTTTTGGGATTTCACTAGTTGCTGAAACCACTTCTGGTTGTTATCTTTCTGTTGATACTGCGGTCTCGTATCCACGAAAAGATATTGCTGAACTTGAAGACGAGGAAAAGGTAGATCTGAAGTCTTCTGAGGTTGTTGGTGTGGAAATTGCTTCCGCTTTACTTGGTGAAATTGAGCAGGGTGGAGTGGTGGATTCAACACATCAG GGCTTGTTATTTCTTCTTTGTGCTTTGTGCCCTCAAGATGTTTCAAAAATTCGTGTTGGGAAGCTTTCGCCTTATGGAATGAATGTGTTAAGGCTCATAAGGGATTTTTTGGGTGTGAAGTTTGCCATCAAACCCGATCCTTCAACTGGCACTGTTATTCTTAAATGCGTTGGATGTGGTCTTAAAAATCTCTCAAGAAAGCTTTCGTGA
- the LOC130797688 gene encoding pentatricopeptide repeat-containing protein At4g01570-like encodes MQTFLVVSWRSYRFFCSSTFGRLKESKSIPTQSLEIGNVLLAAHITKALSQSGTQSLDADFIPVSESLVLHVLRKNSLDPAKKIDFFNWCTEKKGYRHSANTFSQILRLLCHPKSRNYLNDHVVHYLFSAMKHDGVLVDSSTFKLLLDAFIHSGKVDFALTILDQMEDLGATLDICFLQR; translated from the coding sequence ATGCAAACTTTTTTAGTTGTTTCGTGGAGGAGCTATCGTTTTTTCTGCTCTTCCACTTTTGGTCGATTGAAGGAATCGAAATCCATCCCTACTCAATCATTAGAAATCGGGAATGTCCTCCTTGCAGCACATATCACTAAAGCTTTGTCTCAATCTGGAACGCAAAGTCTTGACGCTGACTTCATACCTGTTTCTGAGAGTCTTGTTCTCCATGTCCTTAGAAAAAACTCCCTTGACCCAGCAAAAAAGATTGATTTCTTCAACTGGTGCACTGAAAAAAAAGGTTATAGACACTCTGCAAACACTTTTTCTCAGATTCTTCGTTTACTTTGTCATCCGAAGAGTCGCAACTACCTTAATGATCATGTGGTGCACTATCTTTTTAGTGCCATGAAGCATGATGGTGTCCTTGTCGATTCATCCACCTTTAAGCTTCTACTTGATGCTTTTATCCACTCGGGTAAGGTTGATTTCGCTCTTACAATCCTAGACCAGATGGAAGATTTAGGAGCTACCTTGGAtatatgttttttgcaacggtaa